Sequence from the Microbispora sp. ZYX-F-249 genome:
GTACGAGTCGGCATGTGGCGTCCGGCCGACCGTCAGCGGACCGCGGCCTCGTCCCGGAGCGCCGCGAGAATCCCGTTCAGCGTCTCCGGCGCTTCGACCCGGGGGCAGTGGCCGGCGCTTCCGCCGGGCGCGGGTCAGGCGCGGGGCTCCTCGAAGCGGTCGAGGTAGGCGGCGTACCAGGCCCGCTCCTCCTCCACCAGCGCGTGCCGGTCCGCGTAGACGTGGTCGAACATGGCGTCCACCGGCGGGTCGGGCATGGCGATGACCCCGTCGCGCAGTTCGAGGGCCATGCGGTCCCCCTCCTCCTCGACCTCGGTGAAGAACGCCTCGTCGGCCATGCCCTCCCGCAGCAGGTACGCCCGCAGGCGTGCGATCGGGTCCTTCTTCCGCCACGCGTCCACCTCCTCGGCGGGCCGGTAGCGCCCCGGATCGTCTGAGGTGGTGTGCGGGCCCATCCGGTAGGTGTACGCCTCGATGAGGAACGGCCCGCCCCCGGAGCGTACGTGCCGCAGCGCGGCCCTCGTCACGGCGAGACAGGCCAGCACGTCGTTGCCGTCCACCCGTACGCCGGGGAAGCCGAAGCCCCGGGCGCGCTCGTAGATCGGCGCCCGGCTCTGCCGCCCGACGGGGTGGGAGATGGCCCACTGGTTGTTCTGGCAGAAGAACACCACCGGCGCGTCGAACACGGCCGCGAAGTTGAACGCCTCGCTGACGTCCCCCTCGCTCGCCGCGCCGTCGCCGAAGTAGGCCACGACCGCCGAGTCGTCGCCGTCCCTGCGGACCCCCATGGCGTACCCCACGGCGTGCAGCGTCTGTGCGCCGAGCACGATCGTGTAGAGGTGGAAGCGCGTCTCCCGGGGGTCCCAGCCGCCGTTCGTCGTGCCGCGCAGCATGCCCATGAGCGTGAGGGGCGCGATGCCCCGGCACCAGGCCACGCCGTGCTCCCGGTAGGAGGGGAAGACGTGGTCGTCCGGCGCGAGCGCCCGGCCCGAACCGATCTGGGCCGCCTCCTGCCCCAGACAGGGGATCCACATCCCCAGCTCGCCGAGACGCTGGAGGGCGAAGGCCTCCCGGTCGATCCGGCGGACCAGCGCCATGTCGCGATACAGCCCCCGATAGTGGCTCTTCGGCAGATCCAGGTCGTACTCGGGGTGCGCGACACGCTCGCCTTCGGGCGTGAGCAGCTGGACCAGATCTTCGGCCTCGTCCTGGCGCCGCACGTCGTCTCCTCTCTGACAACGGTGACCGCTGCCGGCGCCTCCATCACCGCGAGGTCGTCGGCGCCGTGCGAAGCCAATCATTGCGGCTGTCCGGCCCCCGGGATCACACGGCGTGCCCGCCACGCCGATGAGCTGCGCTTTCCCGCCGGCAGCGAGAGATGAGGGTCAGCCGGGCGCGGTGGCCGGCCGCAGTCCCGCGAAGACGACCGCGAGCGTACGGGCCCGCAGCTCCGGCTCCCACCGGATGTGCAGGGACGCCTGGCACAGGCCGATCAGCAGGGCCATGACCTCCGGCGCCCGGACGTCGGACCGTACGGCCCCGGCCTGCTGGGCCCTGCCGACGAGCACCTCGACGGCCTCGCGCAGGGCGAGGACCGGCTTGGCGACGGTGACCGGGATGCCCGCCTGCGCGAGCAGGTCGACGACGGTCTTCTG
This genomic interval carries:
- the pdhA gene encoding pyruvate dehydrogenase (acetyl-transferring) E1 component subunit alpha → MRRQDEAEDLVQLLTPEGERVAHPEYDLDLPKSHYRGLYRDMALVRRIDREAFALQRLGELGMWIPCLGQEAAQIGSGRALAPDDHVFPSYREHGVAWCRGIAPLTLMGMLRGTTNGGWDPRETRFHLYTIVLGAQTLHAVGYAMGVRRDGDDSAVVAYFGDGAASEGDVSEAFNFAAVFDAPVVFFCQNNQWAISHPVGRQSRAPIYERARGFGFPGVRVDGNDVLACLAVTRAALRHVRSGGGPFLIEAYTYRMGPHTTSDDPGRYRPAEEVDAWRKKDPIARLRAYLLREGMADEAFFTEVEEEGDRMALELRDGVIAMPDPPVDAMFDHVYADRHALVEEERAWYAAYLDRFEEPRA